From the Dehalococcoidia bacterium genome, the window ATGACCTGTCCAAGCATGGCTGGTCATACCGCCAGCTTTCGCTGCTGCTGCGCCGTCCCCCCGGCCGCGAAGCCTATCCCGGCGATGTCTTCTACCTGCACAGCAGGCTGCTGGAGCGCGCCGCCAAACTGGATAAGGAATTCGGCGGCGGTTCACTCACGGCTCTGCCCATTATCGAAACACAGGCCGGAGACGTTTCGGCCTATATTCCCACCAATGTTATCTCTATTACGGACGGCCAGCTCTACCTGGAAAGCGACCTGTTCAACGCCGGCATCCGCCCGGCCCTCAACGCCGGCACTTCCGTGTCCCGCGTCGGCTCGGCCGCCCAGACCAAGGCCATGAAGAAAGTGGCCGGCAAACTCAAGCTCACCATGGCGCAGTACCGCGAGCTGGCGGCCTTCGCACAGTTCGGCACGTCGGAGCTGGACAAATCCACCAGGGCGCAGATCGACCGCGGCCGGCGCATCACAGAAATCCTCAAGCAGCCGCAGTACGTGCCCATGCCGGTCTCGCAGCAGGTCACCATCCTTTATGCCGCCATCAACGGCTTTATCGACGACATACCCACCGATAAAGTGATAGCTTTCGAAAAGGGCTTCCACCAGTTCATGGCAGCACAGCATCCGGCCATCGGCGAGACCATTGCCAAAACCAAGGTGCTGGACGACGCCACCGAAGAGAAGCTCAAGGCGGCCATTGCCGAGTATAAGAAGACCTTTTAGGTAGGTAGAGGAATTAGACATTGGCTAATATTCGTCTGATAAGGCGGCGTATCAAAGGCATTCAGAGCACGGCCAAGATTACCAAGGCCATGGAAATGATCGCCGCTTCCAAAATGCGCCGTGCCCAGGAACGCGGCCTGGCGGGCAGAGCCTATACGCAGAAGATCACGGAGGTTATATCCGATCTGGCGTCCGTGCCCCAGGATAAAAGCCCACATCCCCTGCTGGAGGCGCGCGATCCCGTCAAACACATCGCTCTGGTGCACATCTCGCCCGACCGCGGCCTGTCCGGCGGTCTGGTGTCCAACCTGAACCGCAAGTCGGCGGCCTTTATCCTGGAGCAATCCCTGCCGGCCTCGGTCATCGCGGTGGGGCGCAAGGGGCTGGAATTCATGCGCCGCACTTCGCAGAATGTGGTAGCCGAGTTCATCCAGCTGGGCGATAAGCCCAACATGGTGGACACCTTACCCATTTCACGCATTATTATAGACGACTTCGTTTCCGGCAAGGTGGATGCCGTTTACATCACCTATGCCCGTTTTGTCAACACTATGGTACAGACGCCAACCGTTATCAAAATACTTCCTGTGACGCCGGTAGCGGTTGAAGCAGGTAAAAATAATCCGGATTATATCTTTGAACCCAACTCGGCTGCCGTGCTGGATGCGCTGCTGCCGCGTTTCGTGGAGATGGGCGTCTACCACGCTATTCTGGAGGCTATCGCTAGTGAGCAGTCGGCCCGCATGATAGCCATGCGCAATGCCACCGATAACGCCGAAGAGTTGATTGATGATTTGACACTGGTTTATAACAAGGCTCGTCAGGAGTCTATTACCACGGAGCTGCTGGATATCATCGGAGGCGCGGCGGCTCTAGCTTAACGGGATAAAATACTAAATCCTAATACCCAAATACTAAATAAGAACAAAATACAAAATGTAAAAAGGGAAAAAAATGGGCTCTAAGTCTTTGGTGCTTTGAAATTTGGATTTGTTTAGGATTTAGAGCTTAGTGCTTGGGATTTTCCTGTTCAGGAGGTAGATTGTGGCCAAAGGGAAAGTGGTCCAGGTAATCGGTTCAGTAGTTGACATAGAGTTTCCGTCAGATTCTCTACCGGCGCTCTTCAACGCCATCGAGATTAAAAAGGATGACGGCATCAAGCTGGTGCTGGAAGCCCAGGCCCACGTGGGCAACAACTGGGTGAGGTGTCTGTCTTTCGTGCCTACAGACGGCCTGGCGCGCGGCGTGGAGGCCATTGATACCGGCGCTCCCATCAAGGTGCCGGTAGGCCCTGCCTCTCTGGGCAGAATTTTCAACGTTATGGGAGAGCCGCTGGACAACATCGGCGAGGTCAAGGCTGCCGAGCGCTGGTCCATTCACCGCAGCCCCCCCGCCTTCGACGAGCAGGAAACCACCACCAAGGTGCTGGAGACCGGCATCAAGGTTATCGACCTTATCTCCCCTTTCGCCCGCGGCGGCAAAATCGGCGCCTACGGGGGCGCCGGCGTGGGCAAAACGGTTATCATCCAGGAACTCATCCGCTCCATTGCCAGCGAGCACGCGGGCTATTCGGTGTTCGCCGGCGTGGGCGAGCGCTCCCGCGAAGGCAACGACCTGTGGCATGAAATGAAGGCCTCCGGCGTTATCAGCAAGACGGCTCTGGTATTCGGACAGATGAATGAGTTGCCCGCCGTGCGCCTGCGCATCGCTCTTACCGGCCTCACCATGGCCGAGTACTTCCGCGATGTCGAGCACCAGGACGTGCTGCTCTTCATCGACAATATCTACCGCTATACGCTGGCCGGCATGGAGGTATCGGCCCTGCTGGGACGCATGCCTTCAGCCGTGGGTTATCAGCCCACCCTGGCTACCGAAATGGGCCAGCTCCAGGAGCGCATCACATCCACCGCCAAGGGTTCCATCACATCCTTCCAGGCCATTTACGTGCCTGCCGACGACTACACCGATCCCGGCGTGGTGGCCACCTTCGGACACCTGGACGCCGTCATCTCGCTCGAACGCTCGCTGGCCGACCAGGCGCTTTATCCGGCCGTGGACCCTTTGTCATCCAACTCGCGCATCCTCGACCCCAAGGTGGTCGGAGAGGAGCACTACCGCGTGGCGCGCGACGTGCAAAGGGTTTTGCAGCGCTATAAGGACCTGCAGGACGTCATCTCCATTCTGGGTATCGAAGAGCTTTCCGAAGAAGACAAAATTACTGTAGCGCGTGCCCGCAAGATCCAGCGCTTCCTGACGCAGCCCTTCTTCGTATCCGAGGTCTTCACCGGGCGTCCCGGCAAATATGTTAAAATATCCGAGACGGTGCGCGGCTTCAAAGAGATTCTCGAAGGCAAATATGACGCCTATCCCGAGCAGGCATTCTACATGGTGGGCGTCATCGAGGAAGTGGCGGAGCAGGCAAAGAAATTATAATAGCAGTCAGCTATCAGCAATCAGCTGTCAGAGCTGAAAGCTGTAAGCTGTAAGCTGAGAGCTAATATCATGGCAAAGATCAGACTCGATATAGTCACCGCGGAAAAACTGGTCTACTCGGAAGACGTGGACGAAGTCGTCGCCCCCGGTGTGGAAGGCCAGCTAGGTATATTGCCGCACCATTCACCGCTGATGACCATGCTCTCGCCCGGGGAGCTGATTGTAAAGCAGGAGGGCAGTGAAATTAGCCTGGCGGTTTCCGGCGGCTTCATGGAAGTGCGCCCTGACCGCGTCATCATCCTGGCCGACACGGCTGAGAGGGCCGATGAAATAGACCTCGCCCGCGCCGAGGAAGCCCGCAAGCGCGCCGAACAGACCATGGCGGAAGCCCCGGCGGGTGCTGAAGCCTCACTGGCTGCCGAAGCCGCTCTCCAGCGAGCCCTGGCTCGTCTCAAGGTGGCTCGCCGCCGCCGCGAGAGACCCGTTTAGTTCACCATCGTTTAGAGTTGTAGAAAGA encodes:
- the atpG gene encoding ATP synthase F1 subunit gamma; the protein is MANIRLIRRRIKGIQSTAKITKAMEMIAASKMRRAQERGLAGRAYTQKITEVISDLASVPQDKSPHPLLEARDPVKHIALVHISPDRGLSGGLVSNLNRKSAAFILEQSLPASVIAVGRKGLEFMRRTSQNVVAEFIQLGDKPNMVDTLPISRIIIDDFVSGKVDAVYITYARFVNTMVQTPTVIKILPVTPVAVEAGKNNPDYIFEPNSAAVLDALLPRFVEMGVYHAILEAIASEQSARMIAMRNATDNAEELIDDLTLVYNKARQESITTELLDIIGGAAALA
- the atpD gene encoding F0F1 ATP synthase subunit beta, whose amino-acid sequence is MAKGKVVQVIGSVVDIEFPSDSLPALFNAIEIKKDDGIKLVLEAQAHVGNNWVRCLSFVPTDGLARGVEAIDTGAPIKVPVGPASLGRIFNVMGEPLDNIGEVKAAERWSIHRSPPAFDEQETTTKVLETGIKVIDLISPFARGGKIGAYGGAGVGKTVIIQELIRSIASEHAGYSVFAGVGERSREGNDLWHEMKASGVISKTALVFGQMNELPAVRLRIALTGLTMAEYFRDVEHQDVLLFIDNIYRYTLAGMEVSALLGRMPSAVGYQPTLATEMGQLQERITSTAKGSITSFQAIYVPADDYTDPGVVATFGHLDAVISLERSLADQALYPAVDPLSSNSRILDPKVVGEEHYRVARDVQRVLQRYKDLQDVISILGIEELSEEDKITVARARKIQRFLTQPFFVSEVFTGRPGKYVKISETVRGFKEILEGKYDAYPEQAFYMVGVIEEVAEQAKKL
- a CDS encoding F0F1 ATP synthase subunit epsilon, which produces MAKIRLDIVTAEKLVYSEDVDEVVAPGVEGQLGILPHHSPLMTMLSPGELIVKQEGSEISLAVSGGFMEVRPDRVIILADTAERADEIDLARAEEARKRAEQTMAEAPAGAEASLAAEAALQRALARLKVARRRRERPV